The following proteins are encoded in a genomic region of Oncorhynchus keta strain PuntledgeMale-10-30-2019 chromosome 35, Oket_V2, whole genome shotgun sequence:
- the LOC118368175 gene encoding rho-associated protein kinase 2-like, whose product MSLGAERRMEHRLKKLEAMIKDPRSAINLESLLDSINAFVLDLDYPALRKNKNIETFLNRYEKVMGHIRDFQMRSEDFDRVKVIGRGAFGEVQLVRHKASQKVYAMKLLSKFEMIKRSDSAFFWEERDIMAFANSPWVVQLCCAFQDDRYLYMVMEYMPGGDLVNLTSTYDVPEKWARFYTAEVVMALDAIHSLGFIHRDVKPDNMLLDHHGHLKLADFGTCMKMDSTGMVHCDTAVGTPDYISPEVLKSQGGDGYYGRECDWWSVGVFIFEMLVGDTPFYADSLVGTYSKIMDHKNSLNFPDDVEISKDAKNLICAFLTDREVRLGRNGVEEIKRHPFFKNDQWNFDSIRNTAAPVVPELSSDIDTSNFDEIEDDKGDVETFPTPKAFVGNQLPFVGFTYFKEDQLLSGVNNSTVVTVNSTALKGEDIVMSAKLQKKLHQLEEQLNNEMQTKDELEHKCRTATSRLEKTSKDLDEEVSSRKALESSLRQLEREKALLQHKTVESHRKAESEADRKRCLENEVNSLRDQLDEMKKRNQNSHISNEKNIHLQRQLDEANALLRAEQEVATRLRKAQTETGKQVQALEAGGRELQDKCCLLERSKLTLEKEFIGLQAALEAERREHSQGSETITDMQGRISGLEDEVWQVRQALSKAETEKRQLQEKLTDLEKEKNNKEIDMTYKLKVLQQGLEQEEASHKATKARLADKSKIESIEGAKSEAMKDMEQKLQEERASKMRVENRMLELEKHSSMLDCDYKQSLQKLDELRRHKERLTEEVKNLTLKIEQETQKRSLTQNDLKAQNQQLNALKTSEKQLKQEANHLLEIKRSLEKQNQELRKERQDSDGQMKELQDQLEAEQYFSTLYKTQVRELKEECEEKSKLYKDIQQSLQELQEERDSLAAQLEITLTKADSEQLARSIAEEQYSDLEKEKIMKELELKEMMARHKQELGEKDITIGSLEEANRTLTSDVANLANEKEELNNKLRETLEELQTSKDDEQQMSQMKLTFEKQLQSERTLKTQAVNKLAEIMNRKEVRAAGSRRGNDTDVRRKEKENRKLQLELRSEKEKLNSSIIKYQREINDMQAQIADESQVRIELQMALDSKDSDIEQLRNLLSSANVSSLESASINSGPDFDADDAYTEMRLEGWLSLPVRNNTKKFGWERKYVVVSSKKILFYNSEQDKELSNPYMVLDIDKLFHVRPVTQTDVYRADAKEIPRIFQILYANEGECKKEPEFPVELASGEKSSYICHKGHEFIPTLYHFPTNCEACTKPLWHMFKPPPALECRRCHIKCHKDHMDKKEEIIAPCKVNYDVSMAKNLLLLAVSQEEQQEWVGRLVKKITKKPPAPEHFARSSPRVSMKVQPSQSMRRPSRQLPPSKNRWLDFGLQDWHWELDDIDDDAFDF is encoded by the exons gATTCTATCAATGCCTTCGTTCTAGATCTGGACTACCCTGCCTTACggaaaaacaaaaacatagaaaccTTTTTAAACAGAT ATGAGAAGGTGATGGGCCACATACGAGACTTTCAGATGAGGTCTGAGGACTTTGACAGGGTGAAAGTGATCGGCAGAGGGGCGTTTGGTGAGGTTCAGCTG GTTCGACACAAAGCCTCTCAGAAAGTGTATGCCATGAAGTTGCTGAGCAAGTTTGAGATGATCAAACGATCTGACTCTGCCTTCTTCTGGGAGGAGAGGGATATTATGGCCTTCGCCAACAGTCCCTGGGTTGTACAA TTGTGCTGTGCCTTCCAAGATGACCGTTACCTCTACATGGTGATGGAGTACATGCCTGGAGGGGACCTGGTGAACCTCACCAGTACCTACGATGTGCCTGAGAAGTGGGCCCGGTTCTATACGGCCGAGGTGGTCATGGCACTGGATGCCATCCACTCCCTGGGTTTCATCCACCGCGACGTCAAGCCTGACAACATGCTCCTGGACCACCACGGACACCTCAAACTGGCCGACTTCGGAACATGCATGAAGATGGACTCG ACTGGGATGGTGCACTGTGACACAGCGGTTGGCACTCCAGACTACATCTCTCCTGAGGTTCTGAAGTCGCAGGGTGGAGATGGTTACTATGGACGGGAGTGTGACTGGTGGTCTGTAGGGGTCTTCATCTTCGAGATGCTAGTCG GTGACACACCGTTCTATGCCGACTCCCTTGTTGGAACCTACAGTAAGATCATGGACCACAAGAATTCCCTCAACTTTCCAGATGACGTAGAGATCTCCAAAGATGCCAAAAACTTAATCTGTGCCTTCTTGACAGACAG GGAGGTACGACTGGGCCGCAACGGGGTGGAGGAGATCAAGCGACACCCCTTTTTCAAGAATGACCAATGGAACTTTGACAGCATTAGAAACA CGGCCGCTCCTGTGGTTCCAGAATTGAGCAGTGACATTGACACCAGTAACTTTGATGAGATAGAAGATGACAAGGGTGACGTGGAGACCTTCCCTACTCCTAAGGCCTTTGTGGGCAACCAGCTTCCCTTCGTCGGCTTCACATACTTCAAGGAGGACCA GTTACTAAGCGGTGTGAATAACTCAACAGTTGTGACTGTGAACTCAACAGCCTTGAAAGGAGAG GATATTGTGATG TCAGCCAAGCTGCAGAAGAAACTCCACCAGCTGGAAGAGCAGCTCAATAATGAGATGCAGACCAAAGATGAGCTGGAGCACAAGTGCAG AACTGCCACCAGTCGTCTAGAGAAAACCTCCAAAGATCTTGATGAAGAA GTGAGTAGCAGGAAGGCTCTGGAGTCGAGTCTgaggcagctggagagagagaaggctctACTGCAGCACAAGACTGTGGAGAGCCATCGCAAGGCAGAGAGTGAGGCAGACAGGAAACGCTGCCTGGAGAACGAGG TCAACAGCCTACGAGACCAGCTGGACGAAATGAAGAAGAGAAATCAGAACTCACACATATCCAACGAGAAAAACATTCACTTACAaagacag CTGGACGAGGCCAATGCTCTGTTGCGTGCGGAGCAGGAGGTGGCCACAAGGCTGAGGAAGGCCCAGACGGAAACAGGCAAGCAGGTGCAAGCTCTGGAGGCtgggggcagagagctgcaggaCAAGTGCTGCCTGCTGGAGCGCTCCAAGCTCACGCTGGAGAAGGAGTTCATCGGGCTGCAGGCAGCactggaggctgagaggagagaacacagcCAGGGCTCTGAGACCATCACAGACATGCAGG GGCGAATCTCGGGGCTGGAGGATGAGGTTTGGCAGGTGAGACAGGCCCTTTCCAAGGcagagactgagaagagacaacTACAGGAGAAACTCACTGATCTGGAGAAG GAGAAGAACAACAAGGAAATAGACATGACGTACAAGCTGAAGGTGTTGCAACAGGGGCTGGAGCAGGAGGAGGCATCACACAAAGCCACCAAGGCACGGCTCGCGGACAAGAGCAAGATTGAGTCGATCGAAGGCGCCAAGTCTGAGGCCATGAAGG ATATGGAGCAGAAGCTGCAGGAGGAGAGGGCGTCAAAGATGCGTGTGGAGAACAGGATGTTGGAGCTGGAGAAACATAGCAGCATGCTGGACTGTGACTACAAGCAGTCCCTGCAGAAACTAGACGAGCTTCGCAGGCACAAGGAGAGGCTCACCGAGGAGGTGAAGAACCTGACCCTGAAGATCGAGCAAGAGACCCAGAAGCGCAGTCTTACCCAGAACGACCTGAAGGCCCAGAACCAGCAGCTAAATGCCCTGAAGACCTCTGAGAAGCAGCTGAAACAGGAGGCCAACCACCTGCTGGAAATCAAACGCAGCCTGGAGAAACAGAACCAGGAGCTACGCAA agagaggcaggactCAGATGGCCAAATGAAGGAACTTCAGGACCAGCTAGAGGCTGAGCAGTATTTTTCT ACGCTGTATAAGACCCAGGTGCGGGAGTTGAAGGAGGAATGTGAAGAGAAGAGCAAACTCTACAAGGACATACAGCAGTCACTTCAGGAGTTACAAGAGGAGAG ggacTCCCTGGCGGCGCAGCTGGAGATCACTCTGACCAAAGCAGACTCGGAGCAGCTGGCTCGCTCCATCGCTGAGGAGCAGTACTCAGACCTGGAGAAGGAGAAGATCATGAAGGAGCTGGAGCTCAAGGAGATGATGGCCCGACACAAGCAGGAGCTGGGCGAGAAGGACATCACCATCGGCTCG CTGGAGGAGGCCAACCGAACCCTCACCAGCGACGTGGCTAACTTGGCAAATGAGAAGGAGGAGCTCAACAACAAACTCAGGGAGACGCTTGAAG AGCTGCAGACGTCCAAGGATGACGAACAGCAGATGAGCCAGATGAAGCTCACGTTTGAGAagcagctccagtcagagagaacactgaagacccag GCTGTGAACAAGCTGGCGGAGATCATGAACAGGAAGGAGGTACGTGCGGCAGGCAGTCGGCGCGGCAACGACACTGACGTACgcaggaaggagaaggagaatagGAAGCTGCAGCTGGAGCTGAGATCGGAGAAGGAGAAACTTAACTCTTCCATCATCAAGTACCAGAGAGAGATCAACGACATGCAGGCG CAAATAGCGGATGAGAGTCAGGTACGCATTGAGCTGCAGATGGCCCTGGACAGTAAGGATAGTGACATAGAGCAGCTACGTAACCTCCTCAGCTCCGCCAACGTTTCCTCCCTGGAATCAGCCAGTATCAACAGTGGACCAGACTTTGATGCGGACGACGCCTACACAG AAATGAGACTAGAGGGATGGCTCTCACTGCCGGTGAGGAACAACACAAAGAAGTTTGGATGGGAGAGAAAG TATGTGGTTGTGAGCAGCAAGAAGATTCTGTTCTATAATAGCGAACAGGACAAAGAGCTATCCAACCCCTACATGGTGCTGGATATCGA TAAACTCTTCCATGTGCGACCTGTCACTCAAACAGATGTTTACCGTGCTGACGCCAAAGAGATCCCCAGGATATTCCAG aTTCTGTATGCCAACGAGGGAGAGTGTAAGAAGGAGCCTGAGTTCCCAGTGGAGCTGGCAAGTGGAGAGAAGTCCAGCTACATCTGCCACAAGGGCCATGAGTTCATCCCTACACTCTACCACTTCCCTACCAACTGTGAGGCGTGCACCAAGCCCCTGTGGCACATGTTTAAGCCTCCTCCTGCCCTGGAGTGCAGGCGCTGCCACATCAAGTGTCACAAGGACCACATGGACAAGAAGGAAGAGATCATCGCACCCTGCAAAG TGAACTATGATGTGTCCATGGCCAAGAACTTGCTGCTGCTGGCTGTGTCGCAGGAGGAGCAGCAAGAGTGGGTGGGACGGCTGGTCAAAAAGATCACAAAGAAGCCGCCGGCCCCTGAGCACTTTGCCCGCTCCTCGCCCCGTGTCTCCATGAAGGTCCAGCCCAGCCAGTCCATGAGGCGGCCCAGCAGACAGCTGCCCCCCAGCAAGAACAG ATGGCTCGACTTTGGCCTACAGGACTGGCATTGGGAGTTAGATGATATCGATGATGATGCTTTTGATTTCTGA
- the slc66a3 gene encoding solute carrier family 66 member 3, with protein MESDKVLHIANFSTLFVCMVLKFPQIFVLMRAKSTTGVSLNSLLLELTGFIVFVTYQMYYDYPPPTYLEYPILIAQDVILLLLILHYNGSLKQSLIYAVVFVGGWQLLTVQKWIIDLAMSLCTFISAGSKFAQLQCLWQSKDSGQVSALSWGMATYTCFARIYTTSVTTGDMQVLVRFIVMALLNSWVLATVLYYRKRAGEVQKKRD; from the exons ATGGAATCAGACAAGGTACTACATATCGCTAACTTTAGCACACTGTTTGTGTGCATGGTGCTAAAGTTTCCGCAAATATTTGTTTTGATGCGCGCGAAATCGACAACGGGTGTCAGCCTCAACAGTCTTCTGCTGGAGCTAACCGG GTTCATTGTGTTTGTCACCTACCAGATGTACTATGACTACCCACCCCCAACCTACTTGGAGTACCCCATCCTCATTGCTCAAG ATGTCATCCTCCTGCTCTTGATTCTACATTACAATGGCAGCCTGAAGCAGAGTCTGATCTATGCAGTTGT GTTTGTGGGAGGCTGGCAACTACTCACTGTGCAGAAGTGGATAATTGATCTGGCCATG aGCCTGTGTACATTCATCAGTGCTGGCAGTAAATTTGCCCAGCTCCAATGCCTGTGGCAGTCCAAGGACTCAGGGCAGGTTAGCGCCCTCTCCTGGGGTATGGCTACCTACACATGTTTTG CAAGGATTTACACCACCAGCGTGACAACTGGAGACATGCAGG TTCTGGTGCGATTTATTGTCATGGCACTGCTGAATTCATGGGTGCTAGCTACAGTCTTGTACTACAGGAAAAGGGCTGGGGAAGTACAGAAGAAGCGGGATTAA